The DNA sequence GCCTCGCGTCCCTTGCGAACGAGCTGGTTGATGGTCGGCATTGGCCTTGGTGACCCTGGTAAAAAAACGCGCCAGAAGCGCGCTGGACCCCGCTGATCTACGTCTTTTTCTGCCCCCGCGACCCACCCTGAGATCCGGCGGGAAGGGAGACTGAATAAGGTAGGAGCGGTGTTGAGGGGTGTCAACGCCGGGGGAGCGGTAAAAGAGACTGGCGGAGGCCGGTCGAGCCCCTCACATTCGCCCCGCCTCCCGGCGCCTCCGGGCGCGCCGGTCGGAAGCACCGCCCTCGGGACCCAGGAGCCCTGTCCGACCATGGACCCCTCCCTTCACCTGCATCTGGCGGCAGTGCTCCTCGCCATCTCCGCGGTACAGGCCACGCTGGGCGCTTTGGTGGTGCGAAACCGGTACGAGCCCGGCGCCCCCCCGATGGCCGCCGCCCTTTTCTCCACGGCGATCTGGCTGACGGGCTCCGCCGCCGAGATCCTGTTCGCCAGTTCTCCCACCCTGTTCCTGCTGGCCCGTGACTACAAGTACATCGGGATCCTCGGCGCGGTGCTGGGCTTCTTCTTCTTCGCGCTGCACCTGGTGCGGGGGAAGCCCGCGGGTGGAGCACTCGTCTGGGCGCTCTCCGTGGTTCCCCTGCTTTCCCTGGGCCTGATATGGACCAACCCGTGGCATGAATGGATGTGGGCCCACCCCCCGACACCCCCGACCACGGGCGTGCGAACTCCCTGGGGCCCCTGGTGGGTCTGGATTCAGACCCCATACATGTACGGCCTGTTGGCGGCCGGACAGCTGGCACTGCTCCTGGAGCTGTTCCGGGCCCGGCACCTGACCCGGCCCCAGGCGGCCGCCCTGCTGGCGGGCAGCGCCGTGCCCTTCGCGGTCAACATCGTCTACAACATTCGTCCTGAGCTCCCCGACCTGCAGCAGACGCCGCTGGCCTTCGCGGTCACGGCCCTCGTCTACGCGTGGGCGTTCTTCGGCTTCCAGCTCTACCGCGCCAGGCCCCTGGCCATGCGGGGGGCCTTCGAGGCCGTCGCGGACGCAGTCGTCCTGATCGACGGCCAGAGCCGCGTCGTCGACGCCAACGGCCCCGCGCGCCGCCTCCTCGGCGAAGGCTCCGGTCCTCTCCTGGGCCAGCTCGCGCGCGCGGTCCTCGACCGGAACGGCCTGGGGCTCGTTCCGGTCGCCCCGGGTACTCGCTCGGCGGTCCGGGGACCCGACGATCGCTACCTCGAGAGCGAGACCTCGGAGATCGCGGGCCCGGACGGGTCCTCGCTGGGGCGGGTGCTCGTGCTGCGCGACGTGAGCGAGCGGTACCGGGCCGAGTGGGGGCTGCACGAGAGCGAGGCCATGATGCGAGCCGTCCTCGAGAGCTCGCCCAACGGCGTCGTCCGACTCCGCCCCATCCGTGCTCCCGAGGGCCGGATCCGGGACTTTTCCTGCGTGTTCGCCAATCCCTCCGCCAACCGCCAACTGGCTCCGCCCGGAGACACGCTCCTTGGAAGGACCTTGGGGGAGGTGCGGCCTCCTCATACGGCGGTGCTGCTCGATGTCTTCCGTCGCGTCGCCGACCAGCGGAGCAGCGTCGACACGGTGGTCCAGGCTGGCGGTGAGTCCCCCCTTTGGTTCCGCGTGACCAGCAGCCCCCTTGGGGGGGACGTCCTGGTCACCTTCGTCGACATCACCCAGGAGAAGCAGCGGGAGATGACCATGGTCTCCCACGCGCGCCAGGACCCCCTCACCGGCCTTCTCAACCGGCGAGGTCTGGAGGACGACGCCGAGGCGCTGCTGGCTTCCGCCTCCGAGGAGGGCCGCGGACTCGGGCTCCTCTTCCTGGACCTCGACGGATTCAAGACCATCAACGACACGTGGGGCCACGAGGCCGGTGACCAAGCGCTCAAGACGGTCGCGGCTCGCCTCGTGCGCTGTCTTCGCGTGGAGGACTTGATCGCCCGCATCGGCGGCGACGAATTCGTAGCGTTGGTCGCCGAGGCGACCCCTCGAGAAGCGCTGGGTCTTGCCGAGCGCATTCGCAACGTGGTGGGCGCCCCGATCGCGCACTCGTCGACGCGACTCGAGGTCGTGCCCAGCATTGGAATCGCGCTGTTTCCGATGCACGGAAGCGCGATGGAGGAGCTTCTGCGGGCCGCGGACGCCGCCATGTACACCTCCAAACGAACCGGCTCGGGCGCCTCCCTGGCCCCGCCCAGGCCAGCGGCCGCCAGCTGAGTCAGGCCACCGGACCCGGGGGATCCAGCGGAGAGCGGCCGCCGGCCACCAGCCAGCGCAGGCTGGCCCAGGCGTATCGGGCCCAGAGGGCCGGCACGGGAGCCCCCGAGTCGTAGCGGGCTCGCAGCCAGCGGGCGTCGGGGAAGGCCGTCTCCCTCAGTTCCTCCCACGCTCGGCCGGGCGTCGCCGCCATCCGGATGCGCTGCCCGAGCCCGGACCAGCGCCGCGCCGGCGAGGGCTGCCGGCCGACCCACGACCCGATCCCGACCCATGACCCATCGCCCCGCCCCCCGGCGGTACGCTGGAGCCGCGGGGGAACTTCCGCCGGAATCGGCGCACCCAGCTCCGCGGAGAGAGCAGCCAGGAGGGCCGCCACCCCAGGGGCACTCCGGCGTGCGCCTCCCACCCGGACCACCTCGTCCCAGTCCCGAACGCGCGTCGCCAGGCGCGCGGCGTCCGCCACTCCCAGCAGGTGGGCGCCGACCCGCAGGTGCTTGAGGACGTGCTCCACCACGACGATCAGATGCGTCTCCGGTGGTGGGACCGGACGATCTCCACCGGCCGCAGTCCACAGGGGGCTGTCTCCGGACCCGAAGCGCATGCGCCCGTATTCGGTTCGCCAGTGGAGATCCAAGGTGACCGGCACGGGCGCCCCGGTCCCCTCGAAGGGGAGTGAGTCCGCCCACTCCGGTAACCGATCCGACCAGGGCCGCCAGGGCTGGAATCCGTACCGCTGCAGGGCGGCGGCCGCGAGGGAGGCCTGCGCCGGACGCACGAGCAGGTCCGCATCGTCCATGGGCCGGGCCCCGGGGCTCGGGTACACGCGGTCGAGCAACAGCGCCGCTCCCTTGAAGACCAGCGAGGCGACGCCCACTGCGGCGAGGTCCGAACGAGCCCCTGCGACCGCCTCCAGGAGCACGCCGTTCCGCACCGCGACTGCGCGCGCGGCCCCTTCCAGCGCGGTCCAGCCGGGGTCCGCCTCCCACCAGGCCAACGACTCCAGGCGGTGAAGACGAAGGATGGGGAGGAGGGTCGGCCGCAGCTCCTCGGGCGCCGGCCCAGCCCTACCCGCCAGGAGGTCGAGGACCCAGGAGCGCGCTTCCTCGGTCCGGTCGGCCAGGGGCATCTCCGAGTTCAGGGCGCGACGGGGGTCCCTGCCGCCCGGGACGCCGCCTGCGGGCGGGGCACGCTGGCCGCGAAGCGCTTCTTCAAGCGCAGCATCGGGCGCTCCACGATGTGGTAGGACCCCGCGGCCGCGAGCGTGGTCAGCAGCAGCACCAACCCCAGGTACGGCACGCCCCGCAGCGGCGCCTTGTCGACCACCGCCACCGTCAGGGGATGGTAGAGGTACACGGGGTACGAGATCGCTCCCAGATACCGCATCCAGCCCCAGTTCAGCCACTTCGCCACCGGCGAGCGGCAGAAGGCGATGGCCTGAACGATCAGCACGGCCATGAGGACCGGGTCCAGGATGAAGCCCACCACGTCGCGATAGCGACCGCCGACGACGTGCGCGGCAGCGATGCTGAGGATCAGAAGCAGCGCCGTCACCACCATGCGGGCGGGTGCCGCCGTGAGGAAACGCCACAGGCCCGGCCAGAGGCCCGCCCGCAGGGTCACCGCCATCAGGCATCCGACCAGGAGGTGATCGGCCCGCATGTCGAACGCCTCGTAGACGTAGCCCTGATCGATACCCACGCCGAGCACCATCACTTCGCGATACACCCAGAGCGCGACCACCATCCCGGTCAGCACCCTGGCCAGGCGCCGGCGGTCGTGCCGCAACGCGATGAATGCGGCAGGCCAGAGCAGGTAGAATTGCTCTTCCACGCCCAGGGACCAGGTGTGGCTCAGCAGGGTGTTCGGGTCACCCGTGAGTGCCTGGTAGTAGTTGTTGACGTAGAGGAACGATGCGATGGCCTGAGGCACGTGGACCGCGTTTCCGGTGGCCCGCAGCAGCACCAACACCACACACCAGTAGACGATGAACGGCGGGAAGATCCGCAGACTGCGACGTGCGTAGAACCCCTTGAGTGAGATGGTGCCCGTCGCCTCGTCTTCCCGGAGCAGCAGCCAGGTGATCAGGAATCCACTGAGGACGAAGAACGCGAGGACGCCCTGCCCTGCCGGGACCAGGGGAATGCCGGCGTGGTAGAACACGACCGTGAAGGCGGCCACCGCACGGATGCCGTCCAGCGCCGGCATGTGGGCCAAGGCGAGGCCCTCGCGCAGGTTGCTGGGCAGGCCCTGAAGGGGTGCCGCGCCGTCGGATCCGGCGCCACGCACCGGTGTTCCAGCCATCATGGTCCCGAATCTAGAGGTACGGGGTGGAGCCGCCAGTTGAGCTCCCGCTCGTTCGCTCCGGCGTGCAAGTTCTGCTCCGAGGGCCAGGCCCCGCTCCGACTCACGACCGGCCGGCCTGCTGTCTCGTCTCTCCAACACGCGCCGCGCGCGGACGACAGGCTGGGCGCGTCTGGCCGCTCCCGGGCGCGCTCCCCGCTCTCCTTCCGGGGTCGCCCGTCCGCGCATTGCTCGCGGACCAGGCCCCCATCCGCTGGCGGGCGGCGAGGCCCGGCCGGTCGGGCAGTGTTCTTGCGGGATGTTTGCGCCGCCCGCCGGCAAGGCGAACTTTGACCCGCCTTCCCCAGGACCGACGGAGACCATGCAACGCAGCCTGAGCCAGCCCCTTCCCGCCGACTTCCGGCGACCCCCCATGGGGGGTCGGCGTCTCGCCGAGCGCGTGCGCGACGGAGGCATGGGACTGTTCGATTGGTTCCGCGGCGTGCGCTGGTCCGTGAGCTTCGTCGCCTTCCTGGTCTACATCTTCTCGCTGGTGACCATGCGCTTGATGGTGGGCACCGAAGCCATGGTCGTCGCCCTGTTGGGCCTCCCCTTCGAGAAGCACAAGCTCAAGTTCCCCCAGCCGGCCGTTCTGCTGACCATCTTCGTGCTTTGGTGTGTGGTCGGCTACATGATGTCGCCCTTCCAGGGCGTGGTGGCCACTTCCCTGGAGCAGCTGACCAAGGCGGGCATCATCATGTTCGTGGCGCTCAACGTGCTGAGCGACTGGAACCGGTTCCGGATGTTCCTCCTGGTGTTCCTCGGGTCGTTTCTGTTCTACCCGGGCCGCGGCTCGATCCTCTTCTGGGCCACCGGTGCCTACACGGTCTTCGGGCGGGCGATCTGGCTCTACATCTACGAGAACCCCAACGACCTGGCCGGGCTGACCTTCCTGCCTCTGGCGTGCGCGCTGTACATGATGGGCGAGCGCGGGCACAAGCTGGCGCGCCTCGGCGCCGTGGCATCCGTCGGGGTGTGCGCCTTCGTGATCGTGATCACGCAGTCCCGCGGCGCCATGCTCGCACTCATCGGGATGGGCTTGCTTTCCCTGGCCAACCAGAGAAAGAAGCTGCGCGCCATCGCCGCGGTGCTCTTCCTGGGTGGCATCGTCGCGATGTTCACGCCCGATGACATCATGAACCGCTTCATCGGACTCGTGGAAGCCGACTCCATCGAGGAGGCCGATCCGGAGAACTCCGCGATCGGACGGTGGACCATCTGGAAGGTGTCCATCGAGGTTTTCGCGGGCCGCCCCGTCACGGGCTGGGGCTTGGGCGCCTACCCCCTGCAACACTCCCGCGTCAGTCGGGGACGGCAGGACCTGCTCCCCGGCGCCCGCGGGGCCCGAGACACACACTCCACCTATCTGCGGCTATTGGGCGAAACCGGGATCGTGGGATTGTCCTTGTTCCTGGGCCTGGTCGGAAGCGTGATGCTTCGGATCAGCCGCGCAGCAAAACGACTCCGACGCATCGATCCGGAGCGCGCCCTCCAGTTGCGCTACCTGCGCAACGCTATGGTGGGCTTTCTCATGGCAGGCGTCTTCGCATCCTACGAAGAGCTGGCCTTCCTGTACGTGCACCTGGCGGTCCTCTGGTCGGGCGCGGTCCTGGCGGAACGCTCCCTGGCCCAAGCCCGAGTAGAGTCTCGACAACGTCTGGCCACACCAGGCGCTACTCCTCTTCCCCGGGTCGCTTCCGTGCGATGATTCCTGTCGTCTTCTGCGTCGACAGCTTCGAGGAAGCCGGAACCGAGCTCAACACCATTCGAACCGCCGAGCGGATCGATCGCAGTCGGTTCGACCTCCGGGTGGTCTGCTTGTCTACGCGCGGCCGCCTCATCGATCGCTACCGCGAGTTGGACATCCCCATCGTTCCGTTCGAGATCGGCTCGCTCTTCAAGCCGCCCCCGCTCGGCCAAGCGCGACGCTTGGTCCGCTACCTCCGCGAACAGCGCGTACAGGTGTTCCACGCGCACGGCATCTATGACAACGTCTTCGGCGTGCCTGTGGCGCGCTGGGCCGGCGTGCCGGCGGTCATAGCCAGCCGCCGCTGGTGGAAGACCCCGGTGCGTCCGGAGTTGGGGCCCCTGAACCGCCTCTCCTATCGACTTGCCCACGCCGTGCTTGCCAATTCCCACGGTGTGGCGCGTATCCTCACCACGGAGGATGGCGTGGAACCGGCCCGCGTGCACGTGATCCCCAACTTCGTCGAGCGTGCTGCCTTCCAACCTCCCGATGCCGCATGGATCGCAGAGCGTCGACAGCAGCTGGGCGTCGGCGTTCAGGCCCGCCTCATCGGCACGGTCGCTCGCCTGCGGCCGGAAAAGGATCACGCCGGCCTCGTGGATGCGTTCAGCCGCTTGGCCCACCGCCATCCCGATGTGCACATGGTGTTCGTGGGAGACGGCCCCGAGGAATCCCGACTGAGGGAGCTGATCCGCGCGAAGGGGCTCGAAGGGCGGGTCCTGCTCGCGGGGAAGCAGCCCAGCCGCCCGAGTTGGCACGCTCTGTTCGAGGTCTCTCTGCTCGGTTCGCAGAGCGAAGGCTTCCCCAACACCTTGCTGGAAGCCATGGCCCTCGGGCGTCCCCTGGTCGCGACCGATGTGGGCGGCGTCCCCGATGCGCTGGAGAATGGTGTCAACGGTGTGCTGGTGCCCCCGGCGGACCCAAGTGCGTTCGCAGCGGCCTTGGAGCCGCTGCTCGCCGACGCGGCGCTACGCACGCGCATGGGCCAGGCATCACTGCAGAAGGCTGAAGCGTTCACGGCCGAGCGTGCGATCGGGAGCCTGCACGACCTTTACCTGAGTCTCCTGGGAGCACGCTGATGTGCGGGATTGCAGGCTGGGCCGGGCTTTCGGGGCGGCAGAACGGCCGCGCCGAGCTCCAACGCATGTGTGACGTGATCCGGCACCGTGGGCCCGATGATGAAGGCTTCCACCTCGCCACTGACGTGGCGCTGGGGATGCGACGGCTGAGCATCATCGACGTCGCGGGTGGGCACCAACCCATCTCCAGCGAAGACGGCAATGCCACCATCGTCTACAACGGGGAGATCTACAACTTCCAGGGCCTCCGCCGGGAGTTGGAAGCCAGGGGCCACACCTTCCGGACGCACACCGACACCGAAGTGATCCTGCATCGCTTCGAGGAACGTGGCCCTCAGGTCGTCGACGACCTCAATGGCATGTTCGCCCTGGCCATCTGGGACGAGCGGGCCCAGCAGCTCTTCGTGGCGCGCGATCGCATGGGCATCAAGCCGCTCTACTATTGGCCCGTCGACGGTGGAGTGGTCTTCGCTTCCGAGTTGAAGTCCATCGCTTGCCTGCCGTTCTTCGACCAGCCCATCGATCCAGAGGGGTTGGCCCAGTACCTCTCCCTGGGATACGTGCCCGACCCGCTTTCAATCTATGCCGGCGTACACAAGCTCCCGCCCGGACACCGGCTCCTCTGGTCACGGAGCGAGGGCCTGCGTGTCGAGCAGTATTGGAGCCCACTGCGAGCGGAGGATCCGACCATCGACCGCGATGCCGCCGTCGAAGAGATCCGGCGCCTGATCGACGACGCCGTGCGCGCCAGGTTGGTGGCGGATGTGCCGTTGGGCGCGTTCCTGTCCGGAGGCATCGACTCCTCGACCGTGGTGGCGCATATGGCGCGTCACAAGACCGGCGCGCTCAAGACGTTCTCCATCGGCTTCGAGGAGCGCGAGTTCAATGAGGCGGACGACGCTCGCGCAGTCGCTGAAGCGCTCGGGACACAGCACACACAGCTGACCGTGCGGCCCGACGTGGACGCACTGATCGAAGCCGTCGTGCTCGGCTTCGACGAACCGTTCGCAGACTCGTCGGCCATCCCCACATACCTTGTTTCTGAACTGGCACGACAGCAAGTCACGGTGTCGCTGTCGGGGGACGGGGGTGACGAGCTGTTTGGTGGCTACACGCGCTACATCGAAACGCTGGGTCGTAGGCGCGAGCTCCCGACCCTTCTCGGCAGGCCGTTGGCCGCCCTCGCGCGCCGCCTGCCGCATGCCACCTTGGGCCGCAATCGGCTGCTGGATCTCGGCCGGCGCATCGAGGGCCGCTACGCGACCCAGGTCGCCTATCCCCTCGACCCGCGCGAGGGCGGAGTCGCGGGTCCCGATCTCCTCGCGCGCTTGCCCGACTTCGAGCGCTGCCTCGAGCCCTGGTTCGCTCAGGTCCCGACGGGCACCCTCGCCCATCGACTCATGAGCGTGGACCTCCTTACCTACCTCCCCGGGGATATCCTCACCAAGGTCGATCGGATGTCGATGGCCGTCTCGTTGGAGGCCCGCGTCCCCCTGCTCGACCACCGGCTCGTCGAATTCGCGATGCGCATCCCCAGCGAGCTCAAGGTCCGGGGAGAAGGCAAGTGGATCCTCCGCGAAGCCGTCCGGCACTTGCTGCCCGAGCGTGTGTTCCGCAAGGCGAAACAGGGCTTTGCGGTGCCCCTCAAGCCGTGGCTTCGCAACGAGCTGCGCCACCGCCTCGAGCCTCTGACCCGCCCCAACGCCGAGATCCAGGAGTGGGTGGACCGAGCGTCGGTGCTGCGACTGCGACGCGAACACGACGAGCGTCGCCGTGACCACAGCACGCTCCTGTGGCGCTTGTTGGTCCTGCAACTCTGGCTGGAGTCGCGGCACAGCCCCCTCCCCACTCCCGACCCTAGCCTGCTGGGTGCCGCAGACGCCTGAAGCCGTCTGTTTCCGCCAGAAAACAAGCGTTTTCCAGCCCGCCGGCGTGCCGAGGTGATGCACCCCTGACCCGACTCGCGCAGGTCTGGCACGATTTTGCAAACCTGAGGCCTGCGCGCCACACCTGATTCCGTAGGCTACTGCGCCAGAAGCGCCTACGGTGCCGGGAACCGAGGTTTCTCGGGGCTCCGCGCAGGTCGGGCCCGAGTGTTGCAGTAGTCCGGCGCTCGTGACCCGACCCTGTCGCGCACCTGCACCACATGACGTCGTCAACGCATGTGTCCCGCAGTGCCGCGGCCGTATTTGAAACCTCCCACCGTGGGTGTAAGAGCGCAGTGAAATACCGGTTCATCGGGAGCTCGGTCACGGGCCTCCACACGAGACACCCCCTGCTCGGCACGTTTCTTCTCCTTCTCCTTCTGGCTTCCTGTCGCTCCGACTCCCTCGGACCGACGCTCGATCTGGACAACCCCGTCGACGGCGACCTCGTGGTCGAGCCGGTGGAGCTCTTGCTCACCAACGGCGAGTCAGGGTGGGTCCGGCCTTTGATGCGCACCCTCACCGGGGTCGACCTGTCGTCGTTCCCGGGTAGCGAGCGCATCGTCTGGTCGGTGGACCGGCCAGCGATCGCCGACGTCGCCAAGGACGGCTCGGTTTCCGCGAAGCTGCCCGGTGAGACGCGCGTGACCGCCACCCTGGACGGTCGCACGGCGAGTGCCTTCGTGACGGTGCTCCCGCGCCCCGCCGCGCTGCGCCCGCTCATGGATCTCACCATGCTCGGCACCGTGGGTGCCACACTGCGCGACAGCATCGGCGTTCAGGTGATCGACGAAGGGGGCCTGCCGGTCGCCGGTTTCGAGGTGCGGTTCTCGACGGAGCTCGGAGACGGTCGCGTCTCTCCCAAGACGGTCGTCACCGACGCCTCCGGCATCGCGCGTGTCTCGTGGCGCTTGGGAGGGGACATCGGTCTCCAGGCCGTGCGAGTCGCATCGGACGGACTGGACGAGATCTACCTCAGCGCTCAGGTCGAACCGACCTCCGATCGCCTCCGGCTCGAACCGGTCGACGGCGACGGCCAGGAGGGTGAAGTGGGCGAACTTCTCGACCGGCCGCTGAAGGTCCGGGTGGTCGACGAATTCGGGAACCCGGTTACGGGCCAGGAGGTCTCCTGGGAGTTGGACGCGGGCTCTCTGGTCACGGCCACCTCCGCCTCGGACTCCGAGGGCCTCCCGCTGCTCCAGGCCAAGTCCACCGCCGGCAACACTGGCCTCACCGAGGTCAGCTGGCGCCTGGGCACCGAGTCCGGGACGCATCGCGCGGTTGCGCGGCTTCCCAACGGGTTCTCGGCGTGGTTCGAGGCCAAGGCCAGTGCCAAAGTCATCGCCAGTGTGGAGATCACCCCAGGTGCGCTCGACCTGGAGCCCGGCCGCCGGGCCAGCCTCGATGCAGTCGCGTACGATCCCTTCGGGAACAAGATCAGCGTCGATCCGCGCTGGAGCTCGGCCAACCCGGCTGTCGCGACCGTCAGCAAGACTGGTGAGGTCGTGGCCGTGTCCGTCGGTACGACCGAGATCCTGGCCGAGACCAAGACCATGACGGCCACCGCCACCGTCCGGGTGCTGCAGGTGGGAGCCAGCCGCATCCTGG is a window from the Gemmatimonadota bacterium genome containing:
- a CDS encoding diguanylate cyclase, which codes for MDPSLHLHLAAVLLAISAVQATLGALVVRNRYEPGAPPMAAALFSTAIWLTGSAAEILFASSPTLFLLARDYKYIGILGAVLGFFFFALHLVRGKPAGGALVWALSVVPLLSLGLIWTNPWHEWMWAHPPTPPTTGVRTPWGPWWVWIQTPYMYGLLAAGQLALLLELFRARHLTRPQAAALLAGSAVPFAVNIVYNIRPELPDLQQTPLAFAVTALVYAWAFFGFQLYRARPLAMRGAFEAVADAVVLIDGQSRVVDANGPARRLLGEGSGPLLGQLARAVLDRNGLGLVPVAPGTRSAVRGPDDRYLESETSEIAGPDGSSLGRVLVLRDVSERYRAEWGLHESEAMMRAVLESSPNGVVRLRPIRAPEGRIRDFSCVFANPSANRQLAPPGDTLLGRTLGEVRPPHTAVLLDVFRRVADQRSSVDTVVQAGGESPLWFRVTSSPLGGDVLVTFVDITQEKQREMTMVSHARQDPLTGLLNRRGLEDDAEALLASASEEGRGLGLLFLDLDGFKTINDTWGHEAGDQALKTVAARLVRCLRVEDLIARIGGDEFVALVAEATPREALGLAERIRNVVGAPIAHSSTRLEVVPSIGIALFPMHGSAMEELLRAADAAMYTSKRTGSGASLAPPRPAAAS
- a CDS encoding nucleotidyltransferase family protein gives rise to the protein MPLADRTEEARSWVLDLLAGRAGPAPEELRPTLLPILRLHRLESLAWWEADPGWTALEGAARAVAVRNGVLLEAVAGARSDLAAVGVASLVFKGAALLLDRVYPSPGARPMDDADLLVRPAQASLAAAALQRYGFQPWRPWSDRLPEWADSLPFEGTGAPVPVTLDLHWRTEYGRMRFGSGDSPLWTAAGGDRPVPPPETHLIVVVEHVLKHLRVGAHLLGVADAARLATRVRDWDEVVRVGGARRSAPGVAALLAALSAELGAPIPAEVPPRLQRTAGGRGDGSWVGIGSWVGRQPSPARRWSGLGQRIRMAATPGRAWEELRETAFPDARWLRARYDSGAPVPALWARYAWASLRWLVAGGRSPLDPPGPVA
- a CDS encoding acyltransferase → MRGAGSDGAAPLQGLPSNLREGLALAHMPALDGIRAVAAFTVVFYHAGIPLVPAGQGVLAFFVLSGFLITWLLLREDEATGTISLKGFYARRSLRIFPPFIVYWCVVLVLLRATGNAVHVPQAIASFLYVNNYYQALTGDPNTLLSHTWSLGVEEQFYLLWPAAFIALRHDRRRLARVLTGMVVALWVYREVMVLGVGIDQGYVYEAFDMRADHLLVGCLMAVTLRAGLWPGLWRFLTAAPARMVVTALLLILSIAAAHVVGGRYRDVVGFILDPVLMAVLIVQAIAFCRSPVAKWLNWGWMRYLGAISYPVYLYHPLTVAVVDKAPLRGVPYLGLVLLLTTLAAAGSYHIVERPMLRLKKRFAASVPRPQAASRAAGTPVAP
- a CDS encoding O-antigen ligase family protein → MQRSLSQPLPADFRRPPMGGRRLAERVRDGGMGLFDWFRGVRWSVSFVAFLVYIFSLVTMRLMVGTEAMVVALLGLPFEKHKLKFPQPAVLLTIFVLWCVVGYMMSPFQGVVATSLEQLTKAGIIMFVALNVLSDWNRFRMFLLVFLGSFLFYPGRGSILFWATGAYTVFGRAIWLYIYENPNDLAGLTFLPLACALYMMGERGHKLARLGAVASVGVCAFVIVITQSRGAMLALIGMGLLSLANQRKKLRAIAAVLFLGGIVAMFTPDDIMNRFIGLVEADSIEEADPENSAIGRWTIWKVSIEVFAGRPVTGWGLGAYPLQHSRVSRGRQDLLPGARGARDTHSTYLRLLGETGIVGLSLFLGLVGSVMLRISRAAKRLRRIDPERALQLRYLRNAMVGFLMAGVFASYEELAFLYVHLAVLWSGAVLAERSLAQARVESRQRLATPGATPLPRVASVR
- a CDS encoding glycosyltransferase; translated protein: MIPVVFCVDSFEEAGTELNTIRTAERIDRSRFDLRVVCLSTRGRLIDRYRELDIPIVPFEIGSLFKPPPLGQARRLVRYLREQRVQVFHAHGIYDNVFGVPVARWAGVPAVIASRRWWKTPVRPELGPLNRLSYRLAHAVLANSHGVARILTTEDGVEPARVHVIPNFVERAAFQPPDAAWIAERRQQLGVGVQARLIGTVARLRPEKDHAGLVDAFSRLAHRHPDVHMVFVGDGPEESRLRELIRAKGLEGRVLLAGKQPSRPSWHALFEVSLLGSQSEGFPNTLLEAMALGRPLVATDVGGVPDALENGVNGVLVPPADPSAFAAALEPLLADAALRTRMGQASLQKAEAFTAERAIGSLHDLYLSLLGAR
- the asnB gene encoding asparagine synthase (glutamine-hydrolyzing); this translates as MCGIAGWAGLSGRQNGRAELQRMCDVIRHRGPDDEGFHLATDVALGMRRLSIIDVAGGHQPISSEDGNATIVYNGEIYNFQGLRRELEARGHTFRTHTDTEVILHRFEERGPQVVDDLNGMFALAIWDERAQQLFVARDRMGIKPLYYWPVDGGVVFASELKSIACLPFFDQPIDPEGLAQYLSLGYVPDPLSIYAGVHKLPPGHRLLWSRSEGLRVEQYWSPLRAEDPTIDRDAAVEEIRRLIDDAVRARLVADVPLGAFLSGGIDSSTVVAHMARHKTGALKTFSIGFEEREFNEADDARAVAEALGTQHTQLTVRPDVDALIEAVVLGFDEPFADSSAIPTYLVSELARQQVTVSLSGDGGDELFGGYTRYIETLGRRRELPTLLGRPLAALARRLPHATLGRNRLLDLGRRIEGRYATQVAYPLDPREGGVAGPDLLARLPDFERCLEPWFAQVPTGTLAHRLMSVDLLTYLPGDILTKVDRMSMAVSLEARVPLLDHRLVEFAMRIPSELKVRGEGKWILREAVRHLLPERVFRKAKQGFAVPLKPWLRNELRHRLEPLTRPNAEIQEWVDRASVLRLRREHDERRRDHSTLLWRLLVLQLWLESRHSPLPTPDPSLLGAADA